The following are from one region of the Camelus dromedarius isolate mCamDro1 chromosome 16, mCamDro1.pat, whole genome shotgun sequence genome:
- the TMEM220 gene encoding transmembrane protein 220, producing MAPAAGSWAPGLWRACNWLMGAFFALAAYVQVNDPDAELWMVVYTIPAVLTLLVGLNPLVTGNFIWKSVSAIHIFFCIVWTVGLAYNLSLHTKQSILHEEEGRELLGLVIITAWMSLCQTASKNPVGGRIQLAIAVAVALFPLISWVYIYLNKEMRSSWPTHCKTVI from the exons ATGGCGCCTGCGGCGGGAAGCTGGGCGCCGGGCCTGTGGCGCGCCTGCAACTGGCTCATGGGCGCCTTCTTCGCGCTGGCGGCCTACGTGCAG GTGAATGATCCAGATGCAGAACTGTGGATG GTTGTGTATACGATTCCTGCAGTGCTCACCCTGCTTGTTGGACTTAACCCTCTTGTCACAG GTAACTTCATTTGGAAGAGTGTCTCTGCaatacacatattcttttgtATCGTGTGGACTGTCGGCTTGGCATACAACCTCTCACTTCATACAAAACAGAGCATCTTACACGAGGAAGAAGGCAG GGAGCTGTTGGGGCTGGTGATTATCACAGCATGGATGAGCCTCTGCCAGACTGCATCAAA GAACCCAGTTGGTGGAAGGATTCAGTTGGCTATTGCTGTGGCAGTTGCTCTCTTCCCACTGATCTCGTGGGTCTACATATACTTAAACAAGGAGATGCGGTCCTCCTGGCCAACTCACTGCAAGACAGTAATTTAA
- the ADPRM gene encoding manganese-dependent ADP-ribose/CDP-alcohol diphosphatase isoform X3, with translation MDDKPDPGPLSESSELFSFGVIADIQYADLEDGYNFQGSRRRYYRHSLLHLQCAIEHWNKESSPPCCVLQLGDIIDGYNAQYKASEKSLELVLNTFQTLKVPVHHTWGNHEFYNFSRDYLTNSKLNTRFLEDQIACHPETMPSESYYAYHFVPFPKFRFILLDAYDMSVLGVDQSSPKFQQCLKILREHNPNTELNSPQGLSEPQFVQFNGGFSQEQLNWLNEVLTFSDRNQEKVVIVSHLPIYPAASDSVCLAWNYRDVLAVIWSHECVVCFFAGHTHDGGYSEDPFGVHHVNIEGVIETAPDSQAFGTVHVYPDRMVLKGKGRVPDRIMNYKKEKAFHF, from the exons ATGGATGATAAGCCTGATCCTGGACCCCTAAGTGAGAGTTCAGAACTCTTCTCCTTTGGCGTTATAGCAGACATTCAGTATGCTGATTTAGAAGACGGCTATAATTTCCAGGGGAGCAGACGGAGGTACTACAGGCACAGTCTTCTTCACTTACAGTGTGCTATCGAACACTGGAATAAAGAAAGCAGCCCACCCTGTTGTGTACTTCAGCTTGGAGACATCATCGATGGATATAATGCACAGTATAAAGCATCAGAAAAGTCACTGGAACTTGTTCTGAACACATTCCAAACGCTGAAAGTCCCAGTTCATCACACGTGGGGAAATCATGAATTCTATAACTTCAGCAGAGACTACTTAACAAACTCCAAACTTAACACAAGGTTTCTAGAAGACCAGATTGCCTGTCATCCTGAGACTATGCCTTCAGAGAGTTATTACGCTTATCATTTTGTGCCGTTCCCTAAATTCCGGTTCATTTTACTTGATGCTTATGACATGAGTGTGTTGGGTGTGGACCagtcttctccaaaattccaGCAGTGTCTGAAGATACTGAGGGAGCACAATCCAAATACGGAATTGAATAGTCCTCAAG GactttctgagccccagtttgTCCAGTTTAATGGCGGATTCAGCCAAGAACAGCTGAACTGGTTAAATGAAGTTCTTACATTCTCTGACAGAAACCAAGAAAAGGTGGTGATTGTGA GCCATCTTCCCATTTACCCCGCGGCCTCTGACAGTGTGTGCCTGGCCTGGAATTACAGAGACGTCCTGGCAGTCATTTGGTCTCACGAGTGTGTGGTGTGTTTCTTCGCCGGTCACACGCATGATGGTGGCTACTCTGAGGATCCCTTTGGTGTGCACCACGTCAACATAGAAGGGGTTATTGAAACAGCTCCGGACAGCCAGGCTTTTGGCACAGTTCATGTCTATCCTGATAGAATGGTGTTGAAAGGGAAGGGCAGAGTTCCAGACAGAATTATGAATTACAAGAAGGAGAAAGCTTTCCATTTTTAG
- the ADPRM gene encoding manganese-dependent ADP-ribose/CDP-alcohol diphosphatase isoform X1 gives MKTLEVMDDKPDPGPLSESSELFSFGVIADIQYADLEDGYNFQGSRRRYYRHSLLHLQCAIEHWNKESSPPCCVLQLGDIIDGYNAQYKASEKSLELVLNTFQTLKVPVHHTWGNHEFYNFSRDYLTNSKLNTRFLEDQIACHPETMPSESYYAYHFVPFPKFRFILLDAYDMSVLGVDQSSPKFQQCLKILREHNPNTELNSPQGLSEPQFVQFNGGFSQEQLNWLNEVLTFSDRNQEKVVIVSHLPIYPAASDSVCLAWNYRDVLAVIWSHECVVCFFAGHTHDGGYSEDPFGVHHVNIEGVIETAPDSQAFGTVHVYPDRMVLKGKGRVPDRIMNYKKEKAFHF, from the exons ATG aAAACTTTGGAGGTTATGGATGATAAGCCTGATCCTGGACCCCTAAGTGAGAGTTCAGAACTCTTCTCCTTTGGCGTTATAGCAGACATTCAGTATGCTGATTTAGAAGACGGCTATAATTTCCAGGGGAGCAGACGGAGGTACTACAGGCACAGTCTTCTTCACTTACAGTGTGCTATCGAACACTGGAATAAAGAAAGCAGCCCACCCTGTTGTGTACTTCAGCTTGGAGACATCATCGATGGATATAATGCACAGTATAAAGCATCAGAAAAGTCACTGGAACTTGTTCTGAACACATTCCAAACGCTGAAAGTCCCAGTTCATCACACGTGGGGAAATCATGAATTCTATAACTTCAGCAGAGACTACTTAACAAACTCCAAACTTAACACAAGGTTTCTAGAAGACCAGATTGCCTGTCATCCTGAGACTATGCCTTCAGAGAGTTATTACGCTTATCATTTTGTGCCGTTCCCTAAATTCCGGTTCATTTTACTTGATGCTTATGACATGAGTGTGTTGGGTGTGGACCagtcttctccaaaattccaGCAGTGTCTGAAGATACTGAGGGAGCACAATCCAAATACGGAATTGAATAGTCCTCAAG GactttctgagccccagtttgTCCAGTTTAATGGCGGATTCAGCCAAGAACAGCTGAACTGGTTAAATGAAGTTCTTACATTCTCTGACAGAAACCAAGAAAAGGTGGTGATTGTGA GCCATCTTCCCATTTACCCCGCGGCCTCTGACAGTGTGTGCCTGGCCTGGAATTACAGAGACGTCCTGGCAGTCATTTGGTCTCACGAGTGTGTGGTGTGTTTCTTCGCCGGTCACACGCATGATGGTGGCTACTCTGAGGATCCCTTTGGTGTGCACCACGTCAACATAGAAGGGGTTATTGAAACAGCTCCGGACAGCCAGGCTTTTGGCACAGTTCATGTCTATCCTGATAGAATGGTGTTGAAAGGGAAGGGCAGAGTTCCAGACAGAATTATGAATTACAAGAAGGAGAAAGCTTTCCATTTTTAG